Proteins encoded together in one Onychomys torridus chromosome 1, mOncTor1.1, whole genome shotgun sequence window:
- the Trim3 gene encoding tripartite motif-containing protein 3 isoform X1: MAKREDSPGPEVQPMDKQFLVCSICLDRYRCPKVLPCLHTFCERCLQNYIPAQSLTLSCPVCRQTSILPEQGVSALQNNFFISSLMEAMQQAPDGAHDPEDPHPLSAVAGRPLSCPNHEGKEPLYRQTMEFYCEACETAMCGECRAGEHREHGTVLLRDVVEQHKAALQRQLEAVRGRLPQLSAAIALVGGISQQLQERKAEALAQISAAFEDLEQALQQRKQALVSDLENICGAKQKVLQTQLDTLRQGQEHIGSSCSFAEQALRLGSAPEVLLVRKHMRERLAALAAQAFPERPHENAQLELVLEVDGLRRSVLNLGALLTTSATAHETVATGEGLRQALVGQPASLTVTTKDKDGRLVRTGSAELCAEITGPDGTRLAVPVVDHKNGTYELVYTARTEGDLVLSVLLYGQPVRGSPFRVRALRPGDLPPSPDDVKRRVKSPGGPGSHVRQKAVRRPSSMYSTGGKRKDNPIEDELVFRVGSRGREKGEFTNLQGVSAASSGRIVVADSNNQCIQVFSNEGQFKFRFGVRGRSPGQLQRPTGVAVDTNGDIIVADYDNRWVSIFSPEGKFKTKIGAGRLMGPKGVAVDRNGHIIVVDNKSCCVFTFQPNGKLVGRFGGRGATDRHFAGPHFVAVNNKNEIVVTDFHNHSVKVYSADGEFLFKFGSHGEGNGQFNAPTGVAVDSNGNIIVADWGNSRIQVFDSSGSFLSYINTSAEPLYGPQGLALTSDGHVVVADAGNHCFKAYRYLQ; this comes from the exons ATGGCAAAGAGGGAGGACAGTCCTGGCCCGGAGGTACAGCCAATGGACAAGCAGTTTCTGGTATGCAGTATTTGCCTGGATCGGTACCGGTGCCCCAAAGTTCTGCCTTGTCTACATACCTTCTGTGAAAG ATGCCTCCAGAACTACATCCCTGCTCAGAGCCTGACACTGTCCTGTCCAGTGTGCCGGCAGACGTCCATCCTCCCAGAACAGGGTGTCTCAGCCCTACAAAACAACTTCTTCATCAGCAGCCTCATGGAGGCCATGCAGCAGGCACCTGATGGGGCCCACGACCCTGAAGACCCCCACCCCCTCAGTGCAGTGGCTGGCCgccctctctcctgccccaacCATGAAGGCAAG GAGCCCTTGTACCGCCAGACGATGGAGTTTTACTGTGAGGCCTGTGAAACTGCCATGTGTGGTGAGTGTCGTGCAGGGGAGCACCGGGAACATGGCACAGTGCTGCTGCGGGACGTGGTGGAGCAGCACAAGGCAGCCCTGCAGCGCCAGCTGGAGGCTGTGCGAGGCCG ATTGCCACAGCTCTCTGCAGCCATCGCCTTAGTTGGGGGCATCAGCCAGCAGCTGCAAGAGCGCAAGGCAGAGGCCCTGGCCCAGATAAGTGCAGCCTTTGAGGACCTGGAGCAAGCCCTGCAGCAGCGCAAGCAGGCTCTGGTCAGCGACTTGGAGAACATTTGTGGGGCCAAGCAGAAG GTGTTGCAGACACAGTTAGACACTCTGCGCCAGGGTCAGGAACACATTGGCAGTAGCTGCAGCTTCGCGGAGCAGGCATTGAGACTGGGCTCTGCCCCTGAGGTATTGCTAGTGAGAAAGCACATGCGAGAGAGGCTGGCCGCACTGGCGGCTCAGGCCTTCCCAGAGAGGCCACATGAGAATGCACAGCTGGAACTGGTCCTTGAAGTGGACGGATTGCGGAGATCGGTGCTCAATCTGGGTGCACTGCTCACCACCAGTGCCACTGCACATGAGACAGTGGCCACTGGCGAGGGCCTGCGTCAGGCACTAGTGGGCCAGCCTGCTTCACTCACTGTCACCACCAAAGACAAAGATGGGCGGCTGGTGCGCACAGGCAGCGCGGAGCTGTGTGCAGAGATCACTGGCCCCGACGGCACACGCCTTGCAGTGCCAGTGGTGGACCACAAGAATGGCACATATGAGCTGGTGTATACTGCCCGCACAGAAGGTGACCTGGTCCTCTCGGTGCTGCTCTATGGACAGCCAGTTCGTGGCAGCCCCTTCCGCGTACGTGCCCTGCGACCCGGGGACCTTCCACCTTCCCCAGATGACGTGAAGCGCCGGGTCAAGTCTCCCGGTGGTCCTGGCAGCCATGTGCGCCAGAAGGCAGTGCGTAGACCCAGTTCCATGTACAGCACTGGTGGCAAACGGAAGGACAACCCGATTGAGGATGAGCTCGTCTTTCGTGTTG GCAGCCGTGGAAGGGAGAAAGGCGAATTCACCAATTTACAAGGGGTGTCTGCCGCGAGCAGTGGCCGCATAGTGGTGGCAGACAGCAACAACCAGTGTATTCAG GTTTTCTCCAATGAGGGCCAGTTCAAGTTCCGATTTGGGGTCCGTGGGCGCTCACCTGGGCAACTTCAGCGTCCCACAGGTGTGGCAGTGGACACCAATGGAGACATTATTGTGGCAGACTATGACAACCGTTGGGTCAGCATCTTCTCCCCCGAGGGCAAGTTCAAG ACCAAGATTGGAGCTGGCCGCCTCATGGGACCCAAAGGAGTGGCTGTGGACAGGAATGGACATATCATTGTGGTGGACAACAAATCTTGCTGTGTCTTTACCTTCCAGCCCAATGGCAAGCTGGTTGGGCGTTTTGGAGGCCGTGGGGCCACTGACCGCCACTTTGCAG GGCCCCACTTTGTGGCTGTGAACAACAAGAATGAGATTGTAGTAACGGATTTCCATAACCACTCAGTGAAG GTGTACAGTGCCGATGGAGAGTTCCTCTTTAAATTTGGCTCACATGGCGAGGGCAACGGCCAGTTCAACGCCCCCACGGGAGTAGCTGTGGATTCCAATGGGAACATCATTGTGGCCGACTGGGGCAATAGCCGAATCCAG GTATTCGACAgctctggctccttcctgtccTATATCAACACATCTGCAGAGCCACTATATGGCCCACAGGGCTTGGCATTGACCTCGGATGGCCACGTGGTAGTGGCTGATGCTGGCAACCACTGCTTTAAGGCCTATCGCTACCTCCAGTAG
- the Trim3 gene encoding tripartite motif-containing protein 3 isoform X3, translating to MGPTTLKTPTPSVQWLAALSPAPTMKTMEFYCEACETAMCGECRAGEHREHGTVLLRDVVEQHKAALQRQLEAVRGRLPQLSAAIALVGGISQQLQERKAEALAQISAAFEDLEQALQQRKQALVSDLENICGAKQKVLQTQLDTLRQGQEHIGSSCSFAEQALRLGSAPEVLLVRKHMRERLAALAAQAFPERPHENAQLELVLEVDGLRRSVLNLGALLTTSATAHETVATGEGLRQALVGQPASLTVTTKDKDGRLVRTGSAELCAEITGPDGTRLAVPVVDHKNGTYELVYTARTEGDLVLSVLLYGQPVRGSPFRVRALRPGDLPPSPDDVKRRVKSPGGPGSHVRQKAVRRPSSMYSTGGKRKDNPIEDELVFRVGSRGREKGEFTNLQGVSAASSGRIVVADSNNQCIQVFSNEGQFKFRFGVRGRSPGQLQRPTGVAVDTNGDIIVADYDNRWVSIFSPEGKFKTKIGAGRLMGPKGVAVDRNGHIIVVDNKSCCVFTFQPNGKLVGRFGGRGATDRHFAGPHFVAVNNKNEIVVTDFHNHSVKVYSADGEFLFKFGSHGEGNGQFNAPTGVAVDSNGNIIVADWGNSRIQVFDSSGSFLSYINTSAEPLYGPQGLALTSDGHVVVADAGNHCFKAYRYLQ from the exons ATGGGGCCCACGACCCTGAAGACCCCCACCCCCTCAGTGCAGTGGCTGGCCgccctctctcctgccccaacCATGAAG ACGATGGAGTTTTACTGTGAGGCCTGTGAAACTGCCATGTGTGGTGAGTGTCGTGCAGGGGAGCACCGGGAACATGGCACAGTGCTGCTGCGGGACGTGGTGGAGCAGCACAAGGCAGCCCTGCAGCGCCAGCTGGAGGCTGTGCGAGGCCG ATTGCCACAGCTCTCTGCAGCCATCGCCTTAGTTGGGGGCATCAGCCAGCAGCTGCAAGAGCGCAAGGCAGAGGCCCTGGCCCAGATAAGTGCAGCCTTTGAGGACCTGGAGCAAGCCCTGCAGCAGCGCAAGCAGGCTCTGGTCAGCGACTTGGAGAACATTTGTGGGGCCAAGCAGAAG GTGTTGCAGACACAGTTAGACACTCTGCGCCAGGGTCAGGAACACATTGGCAGTAGCTGCAGCTTCGCGGAGCAGGCATTGAGACTGGGCTCTGCCCCTGAGGTATTGCTAGTGAGAAAGCACATGCGAGAGAGGCTGGCCGCACTGGCGGCTCAGGCCTTCCCAGAGAGGCCACATGAGAATGCACAGCTGGAACTGGTCCTTGAAGTGGACGGATTGCGGAGATCGGTGCTCAATCTGGGTGCACTGCTCACCACCAGTGCCACTGCACATGAGACAGTGGCCACTGGCGAGGGCCTGCGTCAGGCACTAGTGGGCCAGCCTGCTTCACTCACTGTCACCACCAAAGACAAAGATGGGCGGCTGGTGCGCACAGGCAGCGCGGAGCTGTGTGCAGAGATCACTGGCCCCGACGGCACACGCCTTGCAGTGCCAGTGGTGGACCACAAGAATGGCACATATGAGCTGGTGTATACTGCCCGCACAGAAGGTGACCTGGTCCTCTCGGTGCTGCTCTATGGACAGCCAGTTCGTGGCAGCCCCTTCCGCGTACGTGCCCTGCGACCCGGGGACCTTCCACCTTCCCCAGATGACGTGAAGCGCCGGGTCAAGTCTCCCGGTGGTCCTGGCAGCCATGTGCGCCAGAAGGCAGTGCGTAGACCCAGTTCCATGTACAGCACTGGTGGCAAACGGAAGGACAACCCGATTGAGGATGAGCTCGTCTTTCGTGTTG GCAGCCGTGGAAGGGAGAAAGGCGAATTCACCAATTTACAAGGGGTGTCTGCCGCGAGCAGTGGCCGCATAGTGGTGGCAGACAGCAACAACCAGTGTATTCAG GTTTTCTCCAATGAGGGCCAGTTCAAGTTCCGATTTGGGGTCCGTGGGCGCTCACCTGGGCAACTTCAGCGTCCCACAGGTGTGGCAGTGGACACCAATGGAGACATTATTGTGGCAGACTATGACAACCGTTGGGTCAGCATCTTCTCCCCCGAGGGCAAGTTCAAG ACCAAGATTGGAGCTGGCCGCCTCATGGGACCCAAAGGAGTGGCTGTGGACAGGAATGGACATATCATTGTGGTGGACAACAAATCTTGCTGTGTCTTTACCTTCCAGCCCAATGGCAAGCTGGTTGGGCGTTTTGGAGGCCGTGGGGCCACTGACCGCCACTTTGCAG GGCCCCACTTTGTGGCTGTGAACAACAAGAATGAGATTGTAGTAACGGATTTCCATAACCACTCAGTGAAG GTGTACAGTGCCGATGGAGAGTTCCTCTTTAAATTTGGCTCACATGGCGAGGGCAACGGCCAGTTCAACGCCCCCACGGGAGTAGCTGTGGATTCCAATGGGAACATCATTGTGGCCGACTGGGGCAATAGCCGAATCCAG GTATTCGACAgctctggctccttcctgtccTATATCAACACATCTGCAGAGCCACTATATGGCCCACAGGGCTTGGCATTGACCTCGGATGGCCACGTGGTAGTGGCTGATGCTGGCAACCACTGCTTTAAGGCCTATCGCTACCTCCAGTAG
- the Trim3 gene encoding tripartite motif-containing protein 3 isoform X2 gives MAKREDSPGPEVQPMDKQFLVCSICLDRYRCPKVLPCLHTFCERCLQNYIPAQSLTLSCPVCRQTSILPEQGVSALQNNFFISSLMEAMQQAPDGAHDPEDPHPLSAVAGRPLSCPNHEGKTMEFYCEACETAMCGECRAGEHREHGTVLLRDVVEQHKAALQRQLEAVRGRLPQLSAAIALVGGISQQLQERKAEALAQISAAFEDLEQALQQRKQALVSDLENICGAKQKVLQTQLDTLRQGQEHIGSSCSFAEQALRLGSAPEVLLVRKHMRERLAALAAQAFPERPHENAQLELVLEVDGLRRSVLNLGALLTTSATAHETVATGEGLRQALVGQPASLTVTTKDKDGRLVRTGSAELCAEITGPDGTRLAVPVVDHKNGTYELVYTARTEGDLVLSVLLYGQPVRGSPFRVRALRPGDLPPSPDDVKRRVKSPGGPGSHVRQKAVRRPSSMYSTGGKRKDNPIEDELVFRVGSRGREKGEFTNLQGVSAASSGRIVVADSNNQCIQVFSNEGQFKFRFGVRGRSPGQLQRPTGVAVDTNGDIIVADYDNRWVSIFSPEGKFKTKIGAGRLMGPKGVAVDRNGHIIVVDNKSCCVFTFQPNGKLVGRFGGRGATDRHFAGPHFVAVNNKNEIVVTDFHNHSVKVYSADGEFLFKFGSHGEGNGQFNAPTGVAVDSNGNIIVADWGNSRIQVFDSSGSFLSYINTSAEPLYGPQGLALTSDGHVVVADAGNHCFKAYRYLQ, from the exons ATGGCAAAGAGGGAGGACAGTCCTGGCCCGGAGGTACAGCCAATGGACAAGCAGTTTCTGGTATGCAGTATTTGCCTGGATCGGTACCGGTGCCCCAAAGTTCTGCCTTGTCTACATACCTTCTGTGAAAG ATGCCTCCAGAACTACATCCCTGCTCAGAGCCTGACACTGTCCTGTCCAGTGTGCCGGCAGACGTCCATCCTCCCAGAACAGGGTGTCTCAGCCCTACAAAACAACTTCTTCATCAGCAGCCTCATGGAGGCCATGCAGCAGGCACCTGATGGGGCCCACGACCCTGAAGACCCCCACCCCCTCAGTGCAGTGGCTGGCCgccctctctcctgccccaacCATGAAGGCAAG ACGATGGAGTTTTACTGTGAGGCCTGTGAAACTGCCATGTGTGGTGAGTGTCGTGCAGGGGAGCACCGGGAACATGGCACAGTGCTGCTGCGGGACGTGGTGGAGCAGCACAAGGCAGCCCTGCAGCGCCAGCTGGAGGCTGTGCGAGGCCG ATTGCCACAGCTCTCTGCAGCCATCGCCTTAGTTGGGGGCATCAGCCAGCAGCTGCAAGAGCGCAAGGCAGAGGCCCTGGCCCAGATAAGTGCAGCCTTTGAGGACCTGGAGCAAGCCCTGCAGCAGCGCAAGCAGGCTCTGGTCAGCGACTTGGAGAACATTTGTGGGGCCAAGCAGAAG GTGTTGCAGACACAGTTAGACACTCTGCGCCAGGGTCAGGAACACATTGGCAGTAGCTGCAGCTTCGCGGAGCAGGCATTGAGACTGGGCTCTGCCCCTGAGGTATTGCTAGTGAGAAAGCACATGCGAGAGAGGCTGGCCGCACTGGCGGCTCAGGCCTTCCCAGAGAGGCCACATGAGAATGCACAGCTGGAACTGGTCCTTGAAGTGGACGGATTGCGGAGATCGGTGCTCAATCTGGGTGCACTGCTCACCACCAGTGCCACTGCACATGAGACAGTGGCCACTGGCGAGGGCCTGCGTCAGGCACTAGTGGGCCAGCCTGCTTCACTCACTGTCACCACCAAAGACAAAGATGGGCGGCTGGTGCGCACAGGCAGCGCGGAGCTGTGTGCAGAGATCACTGGCCCCGACGGCACACGCCTTGCAGTGCCAGTGGTGGACCACAAGAATGGCACATATGAGCTGGTGTATACTGCCCGCACAGAAGGTGACCTGGTCCTCTCGGTGCTGCTCTATGGACAGCCAGTTCGTGGCAGCCCCTTCCGCGTACGTGCCCTGCGACCCGGGGACCTTCCACCTTCCCCAGATGACGTGAAGCGCCGGGTCAAGTCTCCCGGTGGTCCTGGCAGCCATGTGCGCCAGAAGGCAGTGCGTAGACCCAGTTCCATGTACAGCACTGGTGGCAAACGGAAGGACAACCCGATTGAGGATGAGCTCGTCTTTCGTGTTG GCAGCCGTGGAAGGGAGAAAGGCGAATTCACCAATTTACAAGGGGTGTCTGCCGCGAGCAGTGGCCGCATAGTGGTGGCAGACAGCAACAACCAGTGTATTCAG GTTTTCTCCAATGAGGGCCAGTTCAAGTTCCGATTTGGGGTCCGTGGGCGCTCACCTGGGCAACTTCAGCGTCCCACAGGTGTGGCAGTGGACACCAATGGAGACATTATTGTGGCAGACTATGACAACCGTTGGGTCAGCATCTTCTCCCCCGAGGGCAAGTTCAAG ACCAAGATTGGAGCTGGCCGCCTCATGGGACCCAAAGGAGTGGCTGTGGACAGGAATGGACATATCATTGTGGTGGACAACAAATCTTGCTGTGTCTTTACCTTCCAGCCCAATGGCAAGCTGGTTGGGCGTTTTGGAGGCCGTGGGGCCACTGACCGCCACTTTGCAG GGCCCCACTTTGTGGCTGTGAACAACAAGAATGAGATTGTAGTAACGGATTTCCATAACCACTCAGTGAAG GTGTACAGTGCCGATGGAGAGTTCCTCTTTAAATTTGGCTCACATGGCGAGGGCAACGGCCAGTTCAACGCCCCCACGGGAGTAGCTGTGGATTCCAATGGGAACATCATTGTGGCCGACTGGGGCAATAGCCGAATCCAG GTATTCGACAgctctggctccttcctgtccTATATCAACACATCTGCAGAGCCACTATATGGCCCACAGGGCTTGGCATTGACCTCGGATGGCCACGTGGTAGTGGCTGATGCTGGCAACCACTGCTTTAAGGCCTATCGCTACCTCCAGTAG